A window of the Planctomycetaceae bacterium genome harbors these coding sequences:
- a CDS encoding ATP-grasp domain-containing protein, which yields MNNCSVLILEVHAKASLPVIESCKAMGLKVIAGSSKKYCCGMCSKAVDSKVIYPHIEKNQDEFIVFLLDFLKSNTVDMVFPVGDVMTDIIAQNQEQIRKYTKLLLPVYDIFVQGRNKIGTLKVAEKAGCPIPLTWYPEDESLEQIVNKIPQYPVLIKPAISAGARGITFCYNKDEILNNFDKVQKDYGQSFIQEYVPQGGMQYKVDAIMDQNQELYAGVVYSKLRYYPVDGGSSVLNKTEHRPDILEQAVNVMKELKWVGLCDFDFITDPRDGIVKLMEINPRFPESYRTVEAGGVDMTKIIYQLAIGQKPEPQLQYKENQYNRFLFGDIMWFFKTKENRFKAKPSFFHFYGKDMYYQLIRKNDMGPLFGYIIENMAMIYDKKLREQRLRLKDKIHNG from the coding sequence ATGAATAACTGTTCTGTTCTCATTCTAGAAGTTCACGCTAAGGCTTCCCTGCCGGTTATCGAGTCTTGCAAGGCCATGGGCTTAAAAGTTATAGCAGGCTCATCTAAAAAGTACTGCTGTGGTATGTGCAGCAAAGCTGTTGATAGCAAAGTTATTTATCCCCATATTGAAAAAAATCAGGATGAATTTATTGTTTTTCTGTTAGATTTTCTAAAAAGTAATACTGTTGATATGGTGTTCCCTGTTGGTGATGTAATGACAGATATTATCGCCCAAAATCAGGAACAAATCAGAAAATATACAAAACTTCTATTGCCTGTTTATGATATATTTGTTCAGGGCAGAAACAAGATTGGTACTTTAAAAGTTGCTGAAAAGGCAGGATGTCCGATTCCATTAACCTGGTACCCAGAAGACGAATCATTGGAGCAAATTGTTAATAAGATACCACAATATCCCGTTCTGATAAAGCCTGCAATCTCTGCCGGTGCAAGAGGTATAACTTTCTGCTATAACAAAGATGAGATATTAAACAATTTTGATAAAGTACAAAAAGACTATGGCCAATCATTTATTCAGGAGTATGTTCCGCAGGGGGGGATGCAATATAAAGTAGATGCGATAATGGATCAAAATCAGGAATTGTATGCCGGTGTAGTTTATTCGAAACTTAGGTATTATCCAGTCGATGGCGGCTCAAGTGTTCTTAATAAAACCGAACACCGGCCGGACATCCTTGAACAAGCTGTCAATGTAATGAAAGAACTAAAATGGGTTGGCCTTTGTGATTTTGATTTTATAACCGATCCCCGTGATGGTATTGTTAAGCTTATGGAGATTAACCCAAGGTTTCCTGAAAGCTATAGAACTGTTGAGGCTGGTGGTGTTGACATGACTAAAATTATATATCAGCTTGCCATAGGCCAAAAACCCGAACCTCAGCTTCAATATAAAGAAAATCAATATAACCGTTTCCTTTTCGGCGATATTATGTGGTTTTTTAAAACAAAAGAAAACCGCTTTAAAGCAAAACCTAGTTTTTTTCATTTTTATGGAAAAGATATGTATTATCAGCTTATTAGAAAAAATGATATGGGACCGTTGTTTGGGTATATTATAGAAAATATGGCCATGATTTATGATAAAAAACTTAGAGAACAAAGATTAAGACTAAAGGATAAAATCCACAATGGCTAG
- a CDS encoding glycosyltransferase family 4 protein — protein MTNKGSGGTRSYDIAKYMVQAGHEVHVISGIYDTSGIEPMPWYKLLRRDNYDGINVTVCNTPYSNNMRSFKRMFSFFWFAVLGTIAALMVKKPDLIFATSTPIFVGIPGLIAAKFKKAKFVFEVRDLWPESFIIGGWATGDELYIKFMAWLENKCYAKAKKILLVSEGFEKRLKERGLPPEKLKTILLGADGSIFNDVKPDYSFLAENRLEGKKIAIFTGAHGKANGLDYVIDAAEFLEKREDIRFLLIGDGGEKTGLVQKVKEKGITNVVFADPVPKQRLVGILRLCHIGLMILKHIDGGRPVTPNKIFDYMFTGIPSIINFEGPTIDMVLADNSGVFADPLHPKDLAEKVEYLVDNPDIAKQMGENGRKSASEKYDRKIIAKQLINIFEDVLTDNSN, from the coding sequence ATGACAAATAAAGGTTCCGGCGGAACAAGAAGCTATGATATTGCAAAATATATGGTTCAAGCAGGACACGAAGTTCATGTAATTTCCGGCATATATGATACAAGCGGTATTGAACCGATGCCTTGGTATAAATTACTTAGAAGAGATAATTATGACGGTATAAATGTAACAGTTTGCAATACACCTTACTCTAATAATATGCGTTCTTTTAAAAGGATGTTTTCTTTTTTTTGGTTTGCTGTACTGGGTACAATTGCTGCTTTGATGGTTAAAAAGCCTGATTTGATTTTTGCAACAAGTACGCCAATTTTTGTTGGAATCCCTGGCTTAATTGCGGCTAAGTTTAAAAAAGCAAAGTTTGTGTTCGAAGTAAGAGACCTCTGGCCGGAAAGTTTTATTATAGGAGGATGGGCGACTGGAGACGAATTATATATAAAATTTATGGCTTGGTTAGAGAACAAATGCTATGCAAAAGCGAAAAAAATACTTTTAGTCTCGGAAGGATTCGAAAAAAGACTCAAAGAAAGAGGTCTCCCTCCTGAGAAACTAAAAACAATACTGTTAGGTGCTGATGGAAGCATTTTTAACGATGTGAAACCTGATTATAGTTTTTTGGCTGAAAATAGATTAGAAGGCAAAAAAATCGCTATTTTTACAGGCGCTCATGGAAAAGCAAATGGACTTGATTATGTAATCGACGCGGCTGAATTTCTCGAGAAAAGGGAAGATATTAGATTTTTATTGATTGGCGATGGTGGTGAAAAAACAGGATTAGTTCAAAAGGTAAAAGAAAAAGGCATTACCAATGTAGTCTTTGCTGACCCAGTGCCTAAACAACGTTTGGTTGGGATTTTGCGTCTTTGCCATATTGGCCTTATGATTCTTAAACATATAGATGGGGGCAGACCTGTTACGCCAAATAAAATATTTGATTATATGTTTACTGGAATCCCTTCAATTATTAATTTTGAAGGTCCTACTATTGATATGGTATTGGCAGATAATAGCGGTGTTTTTGCAGATCCGTTGCACCCCAAAGATTTAGCTGAAAAAGTTGAATATCTTGTAGATAACCCGGATATTGCAAAACAAATGGGTGAAAATGGAAGAAAATCTGCTTCAGAAAAATATGACAGAAAAATTATAGCTAAACAGCTCATAAACATTTTTGAAGATGTATTAACGGATAACTCTAATTAA
- a CDS encoding GNAT family N-acetyltransferase, translating into MGPKFVAALYQAITEDKNSFGFVAVENEKILGFVAFSLNLSRLYKYVALKKGFSFAFVLAKRMLSLHVIKKIWDNLFYPSKMKKMDLPDAELLSIAVALEGRGRGIAKQLVDAGFEECRKRGINKVKVLVAADNEAANKLYQKCGFEFVTQIESHGVQSNIYVKNLKEEKWYD; encoded by the coding sequence TTGGGTCCGAAATTTGTGGCTGCATTATACCAGGCTATTACAGAAGATAAAAATAGTTTTGGATTTGTTGCCGTTGAAAATGAGAAGATTTTAGGCTTTGTTGCATTTTCATTAAATCTTTCAAGGCTATATAAATATGTTGCTTTGAAGAAAGGTTTCAGTTTCGCTTTTGTACTTGCCAAGAGAATGTTATCCCTACATGTAATTAAGAAAATATGGGACAATCTTTTTTATCCATCAAAAATGAAAAAAATGGATTTGCCGGACGCTGAATTGCTCTCAATAGCGGTAGCCCTGGAAGGCAGAGGCAGAGGGATTGCAAAACAGCTTGTCGATGCCGGTTTTGAAGAATGTAGGAAACGAGGCATTAACAAAGTTAAAGTATTAGTGGCGGCGGATAATGAGGCAGCCAATAAACTTTATCAAAAATGCGGCTTTGAATTTGTGACTCAAATTGAGAGTCATGGTGTTCAAAGTAATATTTACGTTAAAAATTTGAAAGAAGAAAAATGGTATGACTAA
- a CDS encoding polysaccharide deacetylase family protein, producing MINALTVDVEDYWAILQRDWLNIPGAKPTEAVVQNTHWFLQTFKDYNVKATFFILGEVAQSFPQLIKEIANEGHEIAVHGFHHKQIFKLNRDEFRKEVGDAKKLLEDLSGRKVIGHRAPAFSINQDTKWALEVLGELGFVYDSSILPMAGKRYGWPGFKKEIHRMSLADGQSIIEVPMSTISLGIKELSIGGGYMRHLLYFYTKWAIRHIQKNRPVVVYMHPYEIDIDAVSLKLDNLTGQGKVAALKFHKSQIRNRQTVKAKVNKLLSDFKFSTIKDILKNF from the coding sequence ATGATCAATGCTCTAACAGTTGATGTTGAAGATTATTGGGCAATTTTGCAGCGTGATTGGCTGAATATCCCTGGTGCAAAACCTACAGAAGCTGTGGTCCAAAATACACATTGGTTTTTACAAACATTCAAAGATTATAATGTAAAAGCAACATTCTTTATTCTTGGCGAAGTTGCTCAAAGTTTTCCGCAGCTTATAAAAGAGATTGCGAATGAAGGCCATGAAATTGCTGTACATGGTTTTCATCACAAACAGATATTCAAGCTTAATCGAGATGAATTCAGGAAAGAGGTAGGAGATGCCAAAAAATTGCTTGAAGATTTATCAGGTCGAAAAGTAATAGGTCATAGAGCGCCTGCCTTTTCTATCAATCAGGATACTAAATGGGCTTTAGAAGTTTTAGGTGAACTTGGATTTGTTTATGATTCAAGTATTTTGCCTATGGCTGGTAAACGCTACGGTTGGCCGGGGTTCAAAAAAGAAATTCACAGAATGTCTTTAGCTGATGGACAAAGCATTATCGAAGTACCGATGTCAACTATATCATTGGGCATAAAGGAACTTAGTATTGGCGGGGGGTATATGAGGCACTTACTGTATTTTTATACAAAATGGGCGATAAGACATATACAAAAAAACCGCCCAGTTGTTGTCTATATGCACCCTTATGAAATTGATATAGATGCAGTCTCGCTGAAATTGGATAATCTTACCGGACAAGGAAAAGTAGCAGCTTTGAAATTTCATAAATCACAGATAAGAAATAGGCAGACAGTAAAAGCTAAAGTCAATAAATTGCTTTCAGATTTTAAGTTTTCAACCATAAAAGATATATTAAAAAACTTTTGA
- a CDS encoding acyltransferase translates to MNNKKIYEPATSKIKYSVMILRSIFSIVFIKQILILFAYYIFNYIRGCRIAKIGKRCHISPTVLMRYPERIIIGDDCLLNHNNVLQAGKKDALIKLGNYVMCGPNVQMFAYNHGMDLIDTPMIKQPYTENDIIIEDNVWIGAGSIILAGTIIRSGVVVAAGSVVKGELPPNTICGGVPAKVIKERT, encoded by the coding sequence ATGAATAACAAAAAAATATATGAGCCGGCTACTTCTAAAATTAAATATTCTGTAATGATATTACGTTCTATTTTTTCCATTGTTTTTATCAAGCAGATTTTAATACTTTTTGCATACTATATTTTTAATTATATCAGGGGTTGCAGAATAGCGAAAATCGGAAAAAGGTGTCATATAAGCCCAACGGTATTAATGAGATATCCTGAAAGAATAATTATTGGAGATGATTGTTTATTAAATCATAATAATGTTTTACAGGCCGGAAAAAAGGATGCTTTAATTAAATTGGGCAACTATGTTATGTGTGGTCCTAATGTGCAAATGTTTGCATATAACCATGGAATGGATTTAATTGATACACCGATGATAAAACAGCCATACACTGAAAATGATATTATCATAGAAGATAATGTTTGGATAGGTGCCGGCTCAATTATTTTGGCTGGTACAATTATTAGAAGTGGGGTTGTAGTAGCAGCGGGGTCTGTAGTTAAAGGTGAGTTGCCGCCGAATACTATTTGCGGTGGTGTCCCAGCAAAAGTGATTAAAGAAAGAACTTAA
- a CDS encoding NAD(P)/FAD-dependent oxidoreductase, which translates to MNKKTAIIIGAGPAGLTAAFELLNKTDIKPIIFEQTGDIGGISKTINYKGNRIDIGGHRFFSKSDRVMKFWMDILPVQTAPAKDDILLNRELPPNEFKKTIEADPQKEDKVMLVRERLSRILFLRKFFDYPISLTLVTVANLGIFRMVKITLSYLKARIFRIKHEKSLEDFFINRFGRELYKTFFKDYTEKVWGISCDKINPQWGAQRIKGLSITRAIIHAIKAVLCKDKSIGQKEIETSLISQFLYPKYGPGQLWEEVSRKVEAKGGQVVLNHKVTGLENRNGRIYSVTVRDEKTNEVKKIDADFVFSTMPVKELIEDMQDVLQAVKAVADGLCYRDFITVGLLASKLKIKNNTNIKTVNNIVPDNWIYIQEKDVKIGRLQVFNNWSPYMVADDNTVWLGLEYFCDKGDDVWNMTDDKMKEFAGCELEKVGIVDKNDIIDSVVARVEKTYPAYFGSYDQFDVIKNYTDGFANLFLIGRNGMHRYNNQDHSMLTAMTAVENIIKGVESKENIWQVNAEEDYHEEKMTSVENLTDAYTAERK; encoded by the coding sequence ATGAATAAAAAAACAGCAATTATAATTGGAGCAGGGCCGGCGGGGCTAACCGCAGCCTTTGAACTACTCAACAAAACCGACATCAAGCCGATAATCTTCGAACAAACCGGCGATATCGGCGGCATTTCAAAAACCATCAACTACAAAGGCAATCGCATCGACATCGGTGGCCATCGCTTCTTTTCCAAATCAGACAGAGTTATGAAATTCTGGATGGATATTCTGCCAGTGCAAACTGCTCCTGCAAAAGATGATATTCTTCTGAATCGGGAATTGCCTCCCAACGAATTTAAGAAAACAATCGAGGCAGACCCGCAAAAAGAAGACAAAGTGATGCTTGTCAGAGAAAGGCTTTCAAGAATTTTATTTTTGCGAAAGTTTTTCGATTATCCCATTTCACTTACTCTTGTAACGGTAGCCAATCTTGGAATCTTCAGGATGGTTAAAATAACGTTAAGCTATCTCAAGGCGAGAATATTCAGAATTAAACACGAGAAATCTCTTGAAGATTTTTTTATAAATCGTTTCGGCAGAGAATTATATAAAACATTTTTTAAAGATTATACGGAAAAGGTTTGGGGAATTAGTTGCGACAAAATAAATCCTCAATGGGGTGCACAGAGGATTAAGGGGCTTTCAATTACACGTGCAATTATACACGCCATAAAAGCTGTTCTTTGCAAAGATAAATCCATCGGCCAAAAAGAAATAGAAACAAGTTTAATCAGCCAGTTTTTATATCCCAAGTATGGGCCCGGCCAGTTGTGGGAGGAAGTTTCGCGGAAAGTCGAAGCCAAAGGCGGGCAGGTTGTCTTAAACCATAAAGTAACAGGGCTGGAAAATCGAAATGGCAGAATTTATTCCGTTACTGTCAGAGATGAAAAGACAAATGAGGTGAAAAAGATTGACGCTGATTTTGTTTTCTCGACAATGCCTGTTAAAGAGTTGATAGAAGATATGCAGGATGTTCTGCAGGCTGTGAAAGCGGTTGCTGATGGTTTATGTTACAGGGATTTTATTACCGTAGGTTTGTTGGCGTCGAAGCTGAAAATAAAAAACAATACGAATATAAAGACTGTAAATAATATTGTGCCGGACAACTGGATTTACATTCAGGAAAAGGATGTGAAAATCGGCAGGCTTCAGGTTTTTAATAACTGGAGTCCATATATGGTTGCGGATGACAATACGGTTTGGCTTGGGCTTGAATATTTCTGCGATAAGGGCGATGATGTCTGGAATATGACCGATGATAAAATGAAAGAGTTTGCAGGCTGTGAACTTGAAAAAGTCGGCATAGTGGATAAAAATGACATCATCGACAGTGTAGTTGCCAGGGTTGAAAAAACATACCCCGCATATTTCGGCAGTTACGACCAGTTCGATGTGATTAAAAACTACACCGATGGTTTCGCAAATCTTTTTTTGATCGGCAGAAACGGTATGCATCGCTATAATAATCAGGATCATTCAATGCTTACCGCGATGACGGCGGTGGAGAATATTATTAAGGGCGTGGAAAGCAAAGAAAATATCTGGCAGGTAAACGCTGAAGAAGATTATCATGAGGAAAAAATGACATCAGTTGAAAACCTGACAGACGCTTACACGGCAGAAAGAAAGTAA
- a CDS encoding undecaprenyl/decaprenyl-phosphate alpha-N-acetylglucosaminyl 1-phosphate transferase, with protein MIFDSFVGPQRPLSWTFQFWPVLAVSCISGLIATWLSKKVALKYGIVDRPNDTVKTHKEPIAYLGGIGILAGLAAGILVGTFCFKENVYISRWLMSILTGASIACFVGLIDDVYDLRPSHKLAGQVIASIPLIATGVLPSLNPFLAPFGLTLPDSVEWAIGVPIVIFTVLGATNSLNLLDGLDGLCAGVTAIITIALLFLAIHLSTWGWSEVRDPVRTIVCLALVGSVCGFLPYNRNPAKIFMGDAGSMLLGFVVAAIMMLFAKAFPRWWLASLVVFGLPILDTGVALARRWLNKRPLFISDRGHIYDQMIDRGLTLKQAVKACYLLTAVYAFIGVTMSQIKTRHAIIVYFAVIVISAVIVWKKGYLKMEGLRGAIKKENMGMNGKS; from the coding sequence ATGATTTTTGATTCTTTTGTAGGGCCGCAAAGACCATTAAGCTGGACGTTTCAGTTCTGGCCGGTATTGGCAGTATCATGCATATCAGGTCTAATCGCAACATGGCTAAGCAAAAAAGTAGCCTTAAAATACGGAATTGTTGATAGACCAAATGATACGGTAAAAACACATAAAGAACCGATAGCTTATCTTGGCGGTATCGGCATACTTGCCGGCCTGGCGGCTGGAATACTTGTGGGCACTTTCTGCTTCAAAGAAAATGTGTACATCAGTCGTTGGCTGATGTCGATATTAACCGGTGCATCTATCGCCTGTTTCGTTGGTTTAATTGATGATGTTTATGACTTACGGCCATCACATAAATTAGCCGGACAAGTTATAGCGTCCATACCATTAATAGCAACAGGAGTATTGCCTTCACTAAACCCGTTTTTAGCTCCATTTGGTTTGACGCTGCCGGATTCAGTCGAATGGGCTATCGGCGTACCAATCGTAATTTTTACTGTGCTTGGCGCAACGAACTCATTGAACTTGCTTGATGGACTTGATGGTCTGTGTGCAGGAGTAACAGCAATTATTACGATTGCCCTGTTGTTTCTTGCCATTCATCTCTCAACATGGGGATGGAGTGAAGTGCGTGACCCTGTGAGAACAATCGTATGCCTTGCTCTTGTTGGTAGCGTATGCGGATTTTTGCCATACAACCGAAATCCCGCGAAGATTTTTATGGGCGATGCCGGCAGTATGCTGCTGGGATTTGTGGTCGCTGCAATTATGATGCTTTTCGCCAAAGCGTTTCCACGATGGTGGCTCGCTTCTTTGGTAGTGTTTGGCTTGCCAATTCTCGACACCGGCGTTGCACTTGCCAGAAGATGGCTGAATAAAAGGCCGTTGTTCATTTCTGACCGCGGCCATATTTACGACCAAATGATTGACAGAGGGCTGACGCTAAAGCAAGCTGTAAAGGCCTGCTATCTGCTAACGGCAGTTTATGCTTTTATAGGCGTAACAATGAGCCAAATCAAGACCAGACATGCTATTATAGTCTACTTTGCCGTAATTGTGATATCTGCGGTGATTGTATGGAAGAAAGGATATCTAAAAATGGAGGGATTAAGAGGTGCGATTAAAAAAGAAAACATGGGAATGAACGGGAAATCGTGA
- a CDS encoding WD40 repeat domain-containing protein: protein MTNKKRNILIVSIVICVLLFFVYFSNSKSNLIRQLQGPIEGTDNIFAIGNNLSIVSKNNHIYTWQWDNFKKWPVVAKPHAEFVVPLNDNKIVYAAKSELVLTDLKAEKELASLSLPYGTECKKIAISSNGKFGLLSLSEKDKLKLALFNSEFKELPIVFEKNTTEEKFTLFDYAIDNEGSLIVGAGKKDKAWIFVKDIKNDKILWEKTFDEYGQFTIVEFSSDGKTLYVAEKIRFIIALDAITGNILRVYEMPKYNTPANQKQNISSIKISPDSKILAVDTEPARRVWFWDIATGEKLDNIYASDLTVSDMAFSPDSKYIATGCLVSPEIKIWKVPTLKDVK from the coding sequence ATGACTAATAAGAAGAGGAATATTCTGATTGTGTCGATAGTTATTTGCGTCCTTTTATTTTTTGTGTATTTTTCTAATTCAAAAAGCAATTTAATTCGTCAACTGCAAGGGCCTATTGAAGGAACAGACAATATTTTTGCGATTGGTAATAATCTTTCAATTGTTTCCAAAAATAACCATATTTATACCTGGCAATGGGATAATTTCAAAAAATGGCCGGTGGTCGCAAAACCACATGCTGAATTTGTCGTGCCTTTAAATGATAATAAAATTGTTTATGCTGCCAAATCAGAACTTGTTTTAACTGACCTGAAAGCTGAAAAAGAATTAGCGAGTTTGAGTTTACCTTATGGTACAGAATGTAAGAAAATTGCCATTTCATCAAATGGTAAATTTGGGTTGCTTTCGCTATCTGAAAAAGATAAGCTTAAATTAGCATTGTTTAATTCAGAGTTCAAAGAGTTACCCATTGTTTTTGAAAAAAATACAACTGAAGAAAAATTTACTCTGTTTGACTATGCCATAGACAACGAAGGCTCTCTGATTGTGGGTGCAGGTAAAAAAGATAAAGCCTGGATTTTTGTTAAAGATATAAAAAATGATAAAATCCTTTGGGAAAAAACGTTTGATGAATACGGCCAATTTACCATTGTAGAATTTTCGTCCGATGGCAAAACTCTTTATGTGGCTGAAAAAATCAGGTTTATTATCGCTTTAGATGCAATCACGGGAAATATTTTAAGAGTTTATGAAATGCCCAAATATAATACTCCAGCTAATCAAAAACAGAATATTTCCAGTATAAAAATAAGTCCGGATAGTAAAATTCTTGCCGTGGATACTGAGCCTGCCAGAAGAGTTTGGTTTTGGGATATAGCGACAGGCGAGAAACTAGATAATATTTATGCCAGCGACCTTACGGTTTCTGATATGGCATTTTCTCCTGATTCAAAATACATTGCTACCGGTTGTTTGGTTAGTCCTGAAATTAAAATCTGGAAAGTTCCAACATTGAAAGATGTTAAATAA
- a CDS encoding glycosyltransferase family 39 protein, with translation MAGSLKRFIPQSDKQAFWLSFFLCLFFCAVILFVVAPITGLSRDFSAGNDGYIQIARNLVAGNGYVFEKGGPPVFHRPPMYPLFLVPVAIFPESLQRYIIVIPQSILVGFIGMLIFKIARQLYNQNIAVIALLLFLINPWVYWNAKNPMTAILQTFLYIVFVYFAGIELFNKSRVSQLLSAIFMGISAAALILAHAAMLPVVFVVMLIIFAAGIKRNKRIMTAVYAGLIAICLIVPWTYRNWIAFHKFIPVAGGGGLAYFNGNVHWDFIEDQPQQKGETYIDASLRLMGIDGNEATLTHWKGFKDIKNEEIANAKMAEDIKTRPVLFLKKNILNAIEYYFPMLTYPFLSIKVKSTEQTALTVFHLGLWICAVFGFYFYRRTGLLLLAMIICYAVWYFPFATFIGHSLYTLGTIPFLSILAAAGVARFARLIP, from the coding sequence ATGGCAGGAAGTTTAAAAAGATTTATTCCGCAAAGCGATAAACAGGCCTTCTGGTTATCGTTTTTTTTATGTCTTTTCTTCTGTGCCGTGATACTTTTTGTTGTTGCGCCGATTACCGGCTTGAGCAGGGATTTCAGTGCAGGTAACGACGGTTATATCCAGATAGCAAGAAATCTTGTTGCCGGCAATGGTTATGTTTTTGAAAAAGGGGGGCCGCCGGTATTCCATCGTCCGCCGATGTATCCGCTATTCCTTGTGCCTGTGGCAATTTTCCCGGAAAGTTTGCAGCGGTACATTATAGTTATACCGCAAAGCATTCTTGTAGGTTTTATAGGGATGCTGATTTTTAAAATTGCCCGGCAACTATATAATCAAAACATTGCGGTGATTGCTTTATTGCTTTTTCTAATAAATCCATGGGTTTATTGGAACGCCAAAAATCCAATGACCGCGATTTTGCAAACATTTCTGTATATTGTTTTTGTGTATTTTGCAGGGATCGAATTATTTAATAAGTCGAGGGTTTCACAACTGTTGTCAGCGATTTTTATGGGTATATCTGCGGCTGCCTTGATTCTTGCACACGCTGCGATGCTGCCGGTGGTTTTTGTGGTTATGCTTATTATTTTTGCTGCCGGGATTAAACGGAACAAAAGAATCATGACGGCTGTTTATGCCGGATTGATTGCTATATGTTTGATTGTCCCCTGGACATATAGAAATTGGATTGCTTTTCACAAATTTATTCCGGTTGCAGGGGGTGGGGGGCTTGCGTATTTTAATGGCAATGTTCATTGGGATTTTATCGAAGACCAGCCGCAACAAAAAGGTGAGACTTATATTGATGCAAGCCTGCGACTAATGGGGATTGATGGCAATGAAGCCACTCTTACACATTGGAAAGGTTTCAAAGATATAAAGAATGAAGAAATCGCTAACGCAAAAATGGCAGAGGATATCAAAACACGGCCCGTGTTATTTCTAAAGAAAAATATATTAAATGCGATTGAATATTATTTTCCGATGCTTACATATCCATTTCTATCAATTAAAGTAAAGTCAACCGAGCAAACCGCTCTTACCGTTTTTCATTTAGGTTTATGGATTTGTGCCGTGTTTGGCTTTTATTTTTATCGCCGAACGGGATTATTGCTGTTGGCGATGATAATTTGCTATGCTGTTTGGTATTTTCCATTTGCGACATTCATAGGCCATTCTCTTTATACGCTTGGCACTATACCGTTTCTGTCAATCCTTGCCGCGGCAGGCGTTGCGCGTTTTGCACGCCTTATCCCATGA
- the mdh gene encoding malate dehydrogenase: MASSKVTIVGAGNIGATAASVITNFNLADVVLIDVVENIAKGKAIDISESASVVGHNCSIIGTSDWEQSKNSDVVIIASGKPRHPGMSRTDLLETNAGIVIDVARKIKKYTPESLIIVVTNPLDAMAYAAFKAGGFAKSKVMGMSGQLDGTRYCSFIASKLHVDPSCVHGIILGVHGNDMLPLPRFTTIGGIPLVELMPESDIQKIIERTKFAGAEIVNLLGYSGYYAAGTAIANMAQSLIRNSRSIISCSVYCEGEYGIKECFMGVPVVLGGNGVEKIIEISLLDHEKQMLSSSVDHVKGLINKVDNLL, translated from the coding sequence ATGGCTAGTAGCAAAGTAACGATTGTAGGTGCAGGGAACATTGGTGCAACAGCAGCAAGTGTTATTACTAATTTTAATCTTGCTGATGTAGTATTGATAGATGTTGTTGAAAATATTGCCAAAGGTAAGGCTATTGATATTTCTGAATCAGCTTCAGTTGTCGGACATAATTGTTCCATAATTGGTACTTCAGATTGGGAACAATCTAAAAACAGTGATGTTGTTATTATTGCTAGTGGCAAACCAAGACATCCAGGTATGAGCAGAACCGATCTTTTAGAGACAAATGCAGGCATAGTCATTGATGTGGCCAGAAAAATTAAAAAATATACGCCAGAGAGCCTTATTATTGTAGTTACTAATCCGCTTGATGCAATGGCATATGCGGCCTTTAAAGCTGGTGGATTTGCTAAAAGCAAAGTCATGGGGATGTCGGGGCAATTAGATGGAACCCGTTATTGCAGTTTTATTGCTAGTAAATTACATGTTGATCCATCTTGTGTACATGGGATTATTCTTGGGGTACATGGTAATGATATGCTTCCTTTGCCAAGATTCACTACAATAGGAGGAATACCGTTGGTTGAACTAATGCCTGAAAGTGATATACAAAAAATAATTGAACGAACAAAGTTTGCAGGTGCTGAAATAGTTAATCTTCTGGGATATAGTGGTTACTATGCAGCAGGTACGGCTATTGCTAATATGGCCCAATCATTAATCCGGAATAGTCGTAGTATTATATCATGCAGTGTTTATTGTGAAGGAGAATACGGTATTAAAGAATGTTTCATGGGTGTACCCGTTGTCTTGGGGGGTAATGGTGTTGAAAAAATTATTGAGATATCATTATTAGATCATGAAAAACAGATGTTATCCAGTTCAGTAGATCATGTTAAAGGACTTATAAACAAGGTTGATAATTTGTTATGA